A region of Candidatus Megaera polyxenophila DNA encodes the following proteins:
- a CDS encoding GCN5 family acetyltransferase has product MNNFKVAVAENKTNFFKYDIILNNEIVRLRPLKIEDMSTFSNFHSDYAIWKYFAIKMRKEQDMEDYINDAVQQRSLGLRYHFVVEDIKTDKVVGSTAFGNFSPKDNRIEIGWSWIETLSQGTGINKNAKFHLLNFAFDYLNMERVEFKTDVLNVRARAGLIKIGAMEEGVLRSHTLMPDNRRRDTVYYSVLKEEWYTKIRSNNFYNFSSDVVILIESSDSIYKTI; this is encoded by the coding sequence ATGAACAATTTTAAAGTTGCCGTAGCTGAGAATAAAACAAATTTTTTTAAGTATGACATTATTCTCAATAATGAAATAGTAAGGTTAAGGCCATTAAAAATAGAGGATATGTCTACTTTTTCTAATTTTCATTCAGACTACGCAATCTGGAAATATTTTGCTATTAAAATGCGTAAAGAACAAGATATGGAAGATTATATTAACGACGCAGTACAACAAAGAAGTTTAGGTTTACGATATCATTTTGTTGTTGAGGATATAAAAACGGATAAGGTGGTTGGATCTACAGCCTTTGGGAATTTTTCTCCAAAAGATAATAGGATAGAAATAGGCTGGAGTTGGATAGAAACCTTGTCCCAAGGAACTGGTATTAATAAAAACGCAAAGTTTCATTTATTAAATTTTGCATTTGATTACTTGAATATGGAAAGAGTAGAATTTAAGACAGATGTGCTTAATGTAAGAGCAAGAGCTGGTCTTATTAAAATTGGTGCGATGGAAGAAGGGGTTTTACGAAGCCACACTCTTATGCCAGATAATAGACGCCGTGATACAGTTTACTATAGTGTACTTAAAGAAGAGTGGTATACCAAAATACGATCAAATAACTTTTATAATTTCTCTAGCGATGTTGTAATTTTAATAGAATCTAGTGATTCAATCTATAAGACGATATAG
- a CDS encoding ATP-dependent DNA helicase UvrD: MSILQLKASDPTLSTWVSASAGTGKTKILTDRVLRLLLQNVPFNKILCLTFTNAAANEMQERIIAQFQKWSHSSQEDLLDSLQNTLGRKPTKDELIKASSLFELYLKTQDQINIYTIHSFCQKILKKFPLEAGISPHFKIIDEFKVNKIIRDIKRQIFNLPEIQHVINFLIENFHELTIDDIFNEIISIKTKILTKKLTSLSAESNPELSGLECINNLAKHDPNISIEVISNSDIKNLILDSLGADLASKDIKPFFLTLSGEKKKRIVTKKIASPGSDLYEELEKIQDQIYQLDQVKKTENLLLNSKLFEILAEKLILEFESYKTKNAFLDYDDLILHTQSLLTNSTAKEWVLYKLDGGIEHLLVDEAQDTSNSQWRIIEALAQEFYSGESGNNKSRTIFVVGDEKQSIFSFQGADISAFSYMNKFLNDKLKEGKKVFETIDLNVSYRSTKEILTCVKDVFNKIAKNSPEDFKANLPEMIPYRNAHNGLVQLWPLCSNEGGDAADEFWPICPENTQNNSKVILAKKIANYVKEQISSGRILPSTNNKISAQDFMILFRSRDDFTDEVIKALKEAKIDITGLDRISLADDLAVADLIAIANFVLNPENDLNLATLIKSPILGLSEHELYKLVIAARANKLSLWEYVKLSEQYFLIKDKLEEFLALYRSFPLNNFFPYITDVMDYRNIMNKNDEAIDEFIKLSNDYFLEYGNSLQNFIYWFVKTPITVKRDTESLNKLRIMTVHGSKGLQAPIVILCDTTKLPTMSDRFIWDESNQLLSAKSSSYIPAFYETIKTKEQQKVYQEYLRLLYVGMTRAEDHLIICGYQGNSKIPENCWYELIKKSLQDIGSLEANGILLYGDSSLVSSSQKPSLCLAENKKADQEIINPPTPWKLNKTVRLSYTNIETDTSYKNTDLLEYGLVFHKILEEAMRNRNLSSIFNHPLITTLESSLQKRIKTSLEKIAINEEFNELSKYDLKTELSFGYKTDSEIKIGRVDLLVIQKERIIIIDYKSGKSNKGLIPDTYIKQLRFYKQAFREIYPDKIIDCKIIWLDSGTIVNVAA, translated from the coding sequence ATGAGTATTCTACAACTGAAAGCTTCAGATCCTACCTTATCAACCTGGGTATCAGCATCAGCTGGTACTGGTAAAACAAAAATCTTAACGGATCGTGTACTCCGCCTTCTCTTGCAAAACGTGCCATTTAACAAAATCCTGTGCTTAACTTTCACTAATGCTGCCGCTAATGAGATGCAGGAAAGGATAATTGCCCAGTTTCAAAAATGGTCACACTCTTCACAAGAGGACTTACTAGATAGTTTGCAAAACACACTGGGTAGAAAACCGACTAAAGATGAGTTAATTAAGGCATCATCACTCTTTGAATTATATCTAAAAACTCAAGATCAAATAAATATTTACACTATTCACTCTTTTTGCCAGAAAATTTTAAAGAAATTCCCGCTAGAAGCAGGAATTTCTCCTCATTTCAAAATTATTGACGAATTCAAGGTTAATAAGATAATAAGAGATATAAAAAGGCAAATATTCAACCTCCCTGAAATTCAGCATGTTATTAATTTTCTTATAGAGAACTTTCATGAATTAACCATCGATGATATTTTTAATGAAATAATTTCTATAAAAACAAAGATATTAACAAAAAAGCTCACCTCTTTATCTGCCGAAAGCAATCCCGAGCTTAGCGGATTAGAATGCATTAACAATTTAGCAAAACATGATCCAAATATTTCGATAGAAGTTATATCTAATTCTGATATCAAGAATTTAATCCTAGATTCACTTGGAGCTGATCTTGCAAGCAAAGATATTAAGCCTTTCTTTTTAACATTATCCGGAGAAAAGAAAAAAAGAATCGTAACTAAAAAAATAGCTTCTCCTGGCTCTGACCTATACGAAGAACTGGAAAAAATTCAAGACCAAATCTACCAACTCGATCAAGTTAAAAAAACAGAAAATTTACTTTTAAACTCAAAATTATTTGAGATATTAGCAGAAAAATTGATTCTAGAATTCGAGTCATACAAAACCAAAAACGCTTTTCTTGATTATGATGATCTAATACTTCATACTCAAAGTTTACTGACAAATTCCACGGCAAAGGAATGGGTACTATATAAATTAGACGGCGGTATAGAACATTTACTAGTGGACGAGGCTCAAGATACAAGTAATAGCCAATGGCGTATAATAGAAGCTTTAGCCCAAGAATTTTATTCTGGAGAATCCGGTAATAACAAAAGCAGAACGATCTTTGTAGTAGGAGACGAAAAACAATCGATTTTTAGTTTCCAAGGAGCTGATATTTCTGCCTTTTCCTATATGAATAAATTTCTAAACGATAAACTAAAAGAAGGGAAAAAAGTTTTTGAAACAATTGATCTTAATGTCTCGTACCGTTCCACTAAAGAAATTCTTACCTGTGTAAAGGATGTATTTAACAAAATAGCAAAAAATAGCCCTGAAGACTTTAAAGCTAATTTACCAGAAATGATACCTTATCGTAATGCACATAATGGGCTAGTTCAGTTATGGCCTTTATGCAGTAATGAAGGCGGTGATGCAGCTGATGAATTTTGGCCCATCTGCCCAGAAAACACACAAAATAATAGCAAGGTTATTTTGGCAAAAAAAATTGCTAATTACGTTAAAGAACAAATAAGCAGCGGTAGGATTTTGCCTTCTACAAATAACAAGATATCAGCTCAAGATTTCATGATCCTTTTCCGGAGCAGGGATGATTTCACGGATGAGGTCATCAAAGCTTTAAAAGAAGCTAAAATCGACATAACAGGACTTGATAGAATATCTCTAGCTGACGATCTGGCGGTCGCAGATCTAATTGCTATTGCAAATTTTGTATTAAATCCTGAAAATGATTTAAATTTAGCTACATTAATTAAGTCTCCTATTTTAGGCTTATCGGAACACGAGCTTTATAAACTGGTTATTGCTGCTCGGGCAAATAAATTATCCTTATGGGAATATGTAAAATTATCGGAGCAATATTTTTTAATAAAAGATAAACTAGAAGAGTTTTTAGCCCTATATCGCTCTTTTCCTTTAAACAATTTCTTTCCATATATCACTGATGTAATGGATTATAGGAACATCATGAATAAAAATGATGAAGCAATCGATGAATTCATTAAACTTAGTAATGACTATTTTCTTGAATATGGAAATTCTTTACAAAACTTTATTTATTGGTTTGTAAAAACCCCAATAACTGTAAAAAGAGATACAGAATCATTAAATAAGCTCCGTATCATGACTGTTCACGGCTCAAAAGGTCTGCAAGCTCCGATTGTGATATTATGTGATACTACCAAACTTCCAACCATGAGCGATAGATTTATCTGGGATGAAAGTAATCAGTTACTATCGGCAAAATCATCTTCTTATATTCCAGCATTTTATGAAACAATTAAAACAAAAGAACAGCAAAAGGTTTATCAAGAATATTTAAGATTATTATACGTCGGGATGACTCGAGCAGAAGATCATTTAATCATCTGTGGTTATCAGGGCAACAGCAAAATTCCTGAAAATTGCTGGTACGAATTAATAAAAAAATCTCTCCAGGACATTGGCTCTTTAGAAGCAAATGGTATCTTACTCTATGGAGATAGCAGTTTAGTTTCCAGTAGCCAAAAACCATCACTTTGCTTGGCAGAAAATAAAAAGGCTGACCAGGAGATAATAAACCCACCAACACCGTGGAAACTAAATAAAACCGTACGTTTATCTTATACAAATATTGAAACCGACACTTCTTATAAAAATACAGATTTACTCGAGTATGGCCTAGTCTTTCATAAAATCCTTGAAGAAGCCATGAGAAATAGAAATCTATCTAGTATTTTCAATCATCCATTAATTACTACATTAGAAAGCTCTTTACAAAAAAGAATAAAAACCAGCCTAGAAAAAATAGCAATTAATGAGGAATTCAACGAATTATCGAAATATGACTTAAAAACGGAATTATCTTTTGGCTATAAAACAGATTCAGAAATAAAAATTGGGAGAGTAGACCTTTTAGTAATTCAGAAAGAGCGAATTATCATTATCGATTATAAATCCGGTAAATCTAATAAAGGATTAATACCGGATACCTACATCAAGCAATTAAGGTTTTATAAACAAGCTTTTAGAGAAATATATCCGGATAAAATTATAGATTGCAAGATTATTTGGCTTGATAGCGGAACTATAGTAAATGTAGCCGCATAA